The Mangifera indica cultivar Alphonso unplaced genomic scaffold, CATAS_Mindica_2.1 Un_0017, whole genome shotgun sequence genome has a window encoding:
- the LOC123205841 gene encoding berberine bridge enzyme-like 18 yields the protein MEPPSYSWISPFFSFVLLLSFQAVTLADSHQNFLQCLSLHSENNGTSNISQVIYTPNNSSFSSVLEFSIRNFRFSTPTTPKPRVIITPSQVSHVQAAILCSQKYGLQIRIRSGGHDYEALSYVSNVPFVILDLINLSEISIDVKNKTAWVQSGATIGQLYYKISEKSKTLAFPAGVCPTVGVGGHFSGGGYGFLLRKFGLAADNVVDALIIDVKGRLLNRESMGEDLFWAIRGGGGASFGVILAWKINLVTVPSTVTVFTVHRTLEQNATKIVNKWQYVADKLPEDLYVRLYLTRLNSSSGRTTIRVTFECLFLGGVDFLVPLMQQSLPELGLVKSDCKEMSWIDSILYFGGFEGESVDVLRNRTPTSFDTFKAKSDYVKEPIPEAAFEGIYERFYEQEAEGAVMILTPYGGLMNKISESETPFPHRAGNIYKIQHLVSWQGGGAEATERHINWIRRLYSYMAPFVSRNPRAAYMNYRDLDIGTNNNNGYTSFKQASVWGFKYFKNNFNRLVRVKTMVDPGNFFINEQSIPPLYSRKKKGD from the coding sequence ATGGAGCCTCCAAGCTATTCATGGATCTCCccattcttttcttttgttcttcTTTTATCATTTCAAGCTGTAACTTTAGCTGATTCTCATCAGAATTTTCTTCAATGCCTTTCCCTTCATTCTGAAAATAATGGCACCTCCAATATTTCCCAAGTAATTTACACTCCAAACAACTCTTCATTCTCATCCGTCCTGGAATTTTCCATCCGAAATTTCAGATTCTCAACTCCCACAACCCCAAAACCTCGAGTCATTATAACACCATCACAAGTTTCCCACGTACAAGCAGCCATCCTTTGCTCCCAAAAATATGGCCTCCAAATCAGAATCCGAAGTGGCGGCCATGACTATGAGGCTCTTTCTTATGTTTCGAATGTCCCTTTTGTGATTCTCGACCTTATAAACCTTAGTGAGATCAGTATTGATGTCAAAAACAAAACAGCTTGGGTTCAATCTGGTGCAACCATTGGGCAACTTTACTATAAAATTTCTGAGAAAAGTAAAACTCTTGCTTTTCCTGCAGGAGTTTGCCCCACTGTTGGTGTTGGAGGGCATTTTAGTGGCGGTGGTTATGGTTTTCTGTTGCGCAAATTTGGCCTGGCCGCTGATAATGTTGTTGATGCGCTAATAATTGACGTAAAGGGACGATTGCTCAATCGAGAATCGATGGGGGAAGACCTATTTTGGGCCATTCGAGGAGGCGGCGGAGCCAGCTTTGGTGTCATCCTGGCCTGGAAAATAAACTTGGTGACAGTTCCATCAACCGTAACAGTCTTCACAGTCCACCGGACCCTGGAACAAAACGCAACAAAGATTGTTAACAAATGGCAATACGTTGCGGACAAACTTCCTGAGGATTTATATGTCAGACTTTACTTAACGAGATTGAATTCCAGTTCAGGGAGGACAACAATCCGAGTGACATTTGAATGTTTGTTTCTCGGCGGGGTTGATTTTCTTGTTCCATTAATGCAGCAAAGCCTCCCGGAGCTCGGTTTGGTGAAATCGGACTGCAAAGAAATGAGCTGGATCGATTCGATTCTCTACTTTGGAGGATTCGAGGGAGAATCCGTGGATGTTCTGCGGAACAGGACTCCGACCAGCTTTGATACTTTCAAGGCAAAATCGGACTATGTGAAGGAACCTATTCCTGAGGCAGCTTTTGAAGgaatatatgaaagattttaTGAGCAAGAAGCTGAGGGCGCGGTAATGATCTTGACTCCATATGGTGGGTTAATGAATAAGATTTCGGAATCCGAAACTCCATTTCCACACAGAGCTGGAAACATTTACAAGATTCAGCACTTGGTGTCTTGGCAAGGAGGAGGAGCTGAAGCTACGGAAAGGCACATAAACTGGATCAGAAGGCTGTACAGTTACATGGCTCCGTTTGTTTCCAGGAATCCTAGAGCGGCCTACATGAATTACAGGGATCTTGACATTGGAACGAATAATAATAATGGATATACAAGCTTTAAACAAGCCAGTGTTTGgggatttaaatattttaagaacaATTTCAACAGGCTGGTGCGAGTTAAGACTATGGTTGATCCTGGAAATTTCTTTATAAATGAACAAAGTATTCCACCACTTTAttcaaggaagaagaaaggcgATTAG